From Peptoanaerobacter stomatis, one genomic window encodes:
- the typA gene encoding translational GTPase TypA codes for MSLREDIRNIAIIAHVDHGKTTLVDALLKQSGIFRENQEIQERVMDSNDLERERGITILSKNTAIHYKNAKINIIDTPGHADFGGEVERVLKMVNGVILVVDSFEGPMPQTRFVLKKALELNLPVLVCINKVDRPEGRAEEVVDEVLELLLELDESERYLDSHFIFASAIGGWATDDLSVKKDNMEDMYEAILKYMPAPEGDFDAPPKMLISTIDYNEYIGRIGVGKVESGIIKVNQEMLLMNYLDENKKVKVKIGKLYEYDGLKRVEVPEAKMGSIVAISGIEDLQIGDTLTDPSNPNTIEFVNISEPTIAMTFSVNDSPFAGQEGKFVTSRQIKDRLQKELNTNISLRVEETDSADAFKVSGRGELHLSILMETMRREGYEFQVSKPEVLFKTDINGKKLEPMEIAVIDVPEEFMGSVMEKMGLRKGEMKNMIQSKGGYVRLEFSIPTRGLIGYRSEFLTDTKGNGIINTLFDKYDEYKGTIETRSRGSLVAFESGVAVTYGLYNAQERGILFVEPGEKVYSGQVVGLNARPEDIDVNVCKRKQATNMRASGSDDALRLSPAKKMSLEETLEFIDDDELIELTPISMRIRKRILDKAQRAKARSKN; via the coding sequence TTGTCATTAAGAGAAGATATAAGAAATATTGCGATAATAGCCCATGTTGACCATGGTAAAACTACACTTGTAGATGCATTGTTAAAACAAAGCGGTATATTTAGAGAAAATCAAGAAATTCAAGAGAGAGTTATGGATTCAAATGACCTTGAAAGAGAAAGAGGTATTACAATTCTTTCTAAAAATACAGCTATTCACTATAAAAATGCAAAAATAAATATAATAGATACTCCGGGACATGCTGATTTTGGAGGAGAGGTTGAGCGTGTGCTTAAAATGGTTAATGGCGTTATTCTTGTTGTTGACTCTTTTGAAGGACCTATGCCACAAACAAGATTTGTGTTAAAAAAAGCATTGGAATTAAACTTACCTGTGCTTGTGTGTATAAATAAAGTAGATAGACCTGAGGGTAGAGCTGAAGAAGTAGTCGATGAGGTTTTGGAACTTTTATTGGAATTGGATGAAAGCGAAAGATATCTTGATTCACATTTTATATTTGCATCTGCCATAGGTGGCTGGGCAACAGATGATTTGTCTGTGAAAAAAGATAATATGGAAGATATGTACGAGGCTATTTTAAAATATATGCCTGCTCCTGAAGGTGACTTTGATGCTCCTCCTAAAATGCTCATATCAACGATAGATTATAATGAATATATAGGTAGAATAGGAGTAGGAAAAGTAGAAAGCGGAATTATAAAAGTAAATCAGGAAATGCTTCTTATGAATTATCTTGATGAAAACAAAAAAGTAAAAGTTAAAATAGGTAAATTGTATGAATATGATGGTTTAAAGAGAGTGGAAGTTCCTGAGGCAAAAATGGGTTCAATAGTTGCCATATCAGGTATAGAAGATTTACAAATAGGTGATACTTTAACAGATCCTTCAAATCCGAATACTATTGAATTTGTCAATATTTCCGAACCTACAATAGCTATGACATTTTCTGTAAATGACTCTCCATTTGCAGGACAGGAAGGTAAATTTGTAACATCAAGACAAATCAAAGACAGATTACAAAAAGAATTGAATACAAATATTTCATTGAGAGTTGAAGAAACAGACTCAGCAGATGCGTTTAAAGTATCAGGAAGAGGAGAATTGCATCTTTCCATATTAATGGAAACTATGAGAAGAGAAGGCTATGAATTTCAAGTATCTAAGCCGGAAGTATTGTTTAAAACAGATATAAACGGAAAAAAACTTGAACCTATGGAGATAGCTGTAATAGATGTGCCTGAAGAATTTATGGGTTCTGTAATGGAAAAAATGGGGCTTAGAAAAGGCGAAATGAAAAATATGATACAAAGTAAAGGCGGATATGTAAGACTTGAGTTTTCTATACCGACAAGAGGTCTCATAGGATATCGTAGCGAATTTTTAACAGATACAAAAGGAAACGGAATAATAAATACGTTATTTGACAAATATGACGAATACAAAGGCACAATAGAAACAAGATCAAGAGGTTCCCTTGTAGCATTTGAATCAGGAGTGGCAGTAACATATGGGCTTTATAATGCACAAGAAAGAGGGATTTTATTTGTAGAACCGGGAGAAAAAGTATATTCAGGTCAAGTTGTAGGATTAAATGCAAGACCTGAAGATATAGATGTAAATGTGTGCAAAAGAAAACAAGCTACAAATATGAGAGCATCAGGTTCAGATGATGCGCTAAGATTATCTCCTGCAAAAAAAATGTCATTGGAAGAAACATTAGAGTTTATAGATGATGACGAACTTATAGAATTGACACCAATATCAATGAGAATAAGAAAAAGAATATTAGATAAAGCACAAAGAGCAAAAGCAAGATCGAAAAATTAG
- a CDS encoding type I restriction endonuclease, with translation MRRPEDSRVKIPALVHFTRLGYTYMSIKDKERNVDYDWDTNIFYSQFLSALNRINNTELTLEDAKKIIEELKIKLDNEGLGKSLFHILQTDINGIKLIDFNDATGTQNDYTVVTELPYENGEDNFRPDIIVLVNGMPLSFVEVKRQNNREGILTERNRMERCFGNKVYRRFVGITQFTVFSNNNEYDDSDIEPIQGAFYASSSYKRMFFSKFREQRYEELSAKMHEINPEDEFFILSDTNLISIKGTPEYASSIKEDSPTNRIITSLYTKDRLLFLLKYGLCYKTTTDKNGITQIEKHIMRYPQLFVTLAIRDKLRDGIRKGVIWHTQGSGKTA, from the coding sequence ATGAGGAGACCAGAAGATTCCAGAGTAAAGATTCCTGCCCTTGTACATTTCACGAGGCTTGGATATACCTATATGTCAATTAAAGATAAAGAGAGAAATGTTGACTATGATTGGGATACGAATATCTTTTATAGTCAGTTCTTGAGTGCCTTAAATCGAATTAATAATACAGAACTTACGTTAGAGGATGCAAAGAAGATTATCGAAGAACTCAAAATTAAGTTAGATAATGAGGGCTTGGGTAAATCGCTCTTTCACATTCTACAAACGGATATTAATGGAATTAAATTGATAGATTTTAACGATGCTACAGGGACTCAGAATGATTATACAGTTGTCACTGAGCTACCATATGAAAATGGAGAAGATAATTTCAGACCAGACATCATCGTGTTAGTTAATGGAATGCCATTATCATTTGTTGAAGTAAAGCGTCAGAATAACAGAGAGGGTATCTTGACAGAGCGTAATCGAATGGAACGCTGTTTTGGAAATAAGGTTTATCGACGTTTTGTGGGAATAACACAGTTTACGGTATTTTCCAATAATAATGAGTACGATGATTCAGATATTGAACCAATTCAGGGAGCATTCTATGCTTCCAGCAGCTACAAGCGAATGTTCTTTAGCAAATTCCGCGAGCAGCGATATGAAGAGCTAAGTGCAAAAATGCACGAAATAAACCCAGAAGATGAATTCTTTATTCTAAGTGATACCAATTTAATTTCAATTAAAGGAACACCAGAATATGCTTCATCTATCAAAGAAGATTCGCCAACGAATCGTATCATTACATCGTTATATACAAAAGATAGACTCCTATTTTTACTTAAATACGGTCTTTGTTATAAAACGACAACTGATAAGAATGGTATTACGCAGATTGAAAAACATATTATGCGTTATCCACAGCTATTCGTAACACTGGCAATCCGAGATAAATTACGTGACGGTATCCGAAAGGGTGTTATATGGCATACACAGGGAAGCGGTAAGACGGCTTAA
- a CDS encoding DEAD/DEAH box helicase family protein — translation MRFLTDYFSKEERKVAKFYFIVDRLDLAKQAKNDFLARGLNVKLIKNKDEFVSDITNPGESNTSGKVTMTVINIQKFSKESVTKPANYNVDVQRGYFLDEAHRSYNPTGSFLANLMQSDRDAVTDSTYGYTAYWRWI, via the coding sequence GTGCGTTTTCTGACTGATTATTTCAGTAAAGAAGAGCGAAAAGTAGCCAAATTTTACTTCATTGTTGACAGACTTGATTTAGCAAAGCAGGCAAAGAATGATTTTTTAGCTAGAGGCTTGAATGTAAAACTCATAAAAAACAAAGATGAATTTGTCAGCGATATTACAAATCCGGGAGAATCAAATACGAGCGGAAAGGTGACGATGACAGTCATCAATATACAGAAGTTTTCTAAGGAGTCTGTAACAAAACCAGCTAATTATAATGTAGATGTGCAGAGAGGGTATTTTCTTGATGAAGCGCATAGAAGCTATAATCCTACAGGATCTTTTTTGGCAAACCTTATGCAATCCGATAGAGATGCGGTAACAGATAGCACTTACGGGTACACCGCTTATTGGAGATGGATATAA
- a CDS encoding type I restriction enzyme subunit R domain-containing protein — protein sequence MIVCDSSEQAREVDSQLNRFTAYSHALVLHDEGTKQERKDVQEDFKKGNIDILVVYNMLLTGFDAPRKASIRYYDRVFS from the coding sequence ATGATCGTATGCGATTCTTCAGAGCAGGCAAGAGAGGTTGATAGTCAGCTGAATAGATTTACTGCATATTCTCATGCTTTAGTATTACATGATGAAGGAACAAAGCAAGAACGAAAAGATGTTCAGGAAGACTTCAAAAAGGGAAATATAGATATTCTTGTCGTATATAATATGCTGCTTACTGGATTTGATGCACCAAGGAAAGCGTCAATACGGTATTACGACCGAGTTTTCAGTTAG
- a CDS encoding DNA-binding protein, which yields MDYITTVEMSKIWGISSRRISLLCSQGRVPGAEKKGKTWLLPKDAQKPVDPRKKK from the coding sequence ATGGACTATATAACAACGGTAGAAATGTCGAAAATATGGGGTATTTCCTCAAGAAGAATATCCTTACTTTGTAGCCAGGGAAGAGTACCTGGTGCAGAGAAAAAAGGAAAAACATGGTTGTTGCCAAAGGATGCACAAAAACCAGTTGATCCACGCAAGAAAAAATAA
- a CDS encoding tRNA-binding protein — MDMNINEFNEGTKQVSTMKPMAKKMAENQDLSSQDDKFCNESTTDLKKIDLSKVKVEPLFEDLVDFEKFSESDFRVVKVKNCEEVPKSNKLLKFTLDDGTEKDRIILSGIKNYYSAEELIGKTLLAITNLPERKMMGEPSQGMLLSAIYEYNGEEALNLIMLDGNIPAGAKIY, encoded by the coding sequence ATGGATATGAATATAAATGAGTTCAACGAAGGGACAAAACAAGTCTCTACAATGAAGCCAATGGCTAAAAAAATGGCTGAAAATCAAGATTTATCATCTCAAGATGACAAATTTTGCAATGAATCTACTACAGATTTGAAGAAAATAGATTTATCTAAAGTTAAAGTAGAGCCTTTATTTGAAGATTTGGTAGATTTTGAAAAATTTTCTGAGTCAGATTTTAGAGTAGTTAAGGTTAAAAACTGCGAAGAAGTTCCTAAGTCAAATAAATTATTAAAATTCACATTAGATGATGGAACAGAAAAGGATAGAATAATTTTATCAGGTATAAAAAATTACTATAGTGCTGAAGAATTAATAGGTAAAACTTTGCTTGCGATAACTAATTTACCAGAAAGAAAAATGATGGGTGAACCGTCACAAGGAATGCTTTTATCTGCTATATATGAATATAATGGTGAAGAAGCGTTAAATCTTATTATGTTGGATGGAAATATACCTGCTGGAGCAAAAATATATTAA
- a CDS encoding flavodoxin, with protein MISLNPLVVYYSYSGITRKLAEDIALITDGDLRELKPQKPYSFSYNTAVKEVREEIEKGYCPPLIQGAESIENAEVIFVGSPNWLKTFAPPVLSFLRTVDLSGKTIIPFCTHGGGGFGRMIEDYKKECNHSIIKDGIALKGDYSFDELKTWLDSNL; from the coding sequence GTGATTTCATTGAATCCTTTAGTTGTATATTATTCATATTCAGGAATAACAAGGAAATTAGCAGAAGATATTGCATTGATTACAGATGGGGATTTGAGAGAGCTTAAACCACAAAAGCCTTATTCCTTTTCATATAATACAGCTGTAAAAGAAGTAAGAGAAGAAATTGAAAAAGGATATTGTCCTCCTCTTATTCAAGGGGCAGAAAGTATTGAAAATGCAGAGGTGATTTTTGTAGGTTCTCCTAATTGGCTTAAAACTTTTGCTCCACCCGTTTTATCGTTTTTAAGAACGGTTGATTTAAGTGGAAAGACCATAATTCCGTTTTGTACACATGGCGGAGGTGGTTTTGGGAGGATGATTGAAGATTATAAAAAGGAATGTAATCACTCAATTATAAAAGATGGAATAGCATTAAAAGGAGATTACAGTTTTGATGAACTTAAAACATGGTTAGATAGTAATTTGTAA
- the prmC gene encoding peptide chain release factor N(5)-glutamine methyltransferase encodes MTIRQIYTYCINELNSDEKYIDTELLIAHVLKKDRLYIKLNLDEEISMEDENYVKSGINELKIGKPIHYITKVRDFFGLDFFVEEGVLIPRSDTEFLVQESINALNKFDKKLHGLEIGVGSGIISVSLLKNIPNLKMTCIDINEKAILLSRKNAEKLGVSDRISLINSNLYENLQIHEFDFIISNPPYIPTDDIKSLEDKVKNFEPINALDGRKDGLYFYDEILKESKKYLKKDFFIFFEIGYNQGEDLKSLFKKYNFIGDIKIIKDYNNNERAVVYQNRIKVLK; translated from the coding sequence ATGACAATAAGACAGATATACACATATTGTATAAATGAATTGAACAGTGATGAAAAATATATAGATACAGAATTATTGATTGCACATGTGTTAAAAAAAGACAGATTATACATTAAACTTAACTTGGATGAAGAGATAAGCATGGAAGACGAAAATTATGTAAAATCAGGCATAAATGAACTTAAAATCGGAAAACCCATACATTATATAACCAAGGTAAGAGATTTTTTCGGTTTAGATTTTTTTGTAGAAGAAGGCGTATTGATTCCAAGAAGCGATACTGAATTTTTAGTACAAGAAAGCATAAACGCTTTGAATAAATTCGATAAAAAATTGCATGGGTTGGAAATAGGCGTAGGTAGCGGTATAATATCCGTATCATTGTTAAAAAATATTCCAAATTTGAAGATGACATGCATAGATATAAATGAGAAAGCAATTTTATTAAGCAGAAAAAATGCTGAGAAATTAGGTGTATCAGATAGGATATCACTCATAAATTCAAATCTTTATGAAAATTTGCAAATACATGAATTTGATTTTATAATATCAAATCCTCCATATATTCCAACGGATGATATAAAATCACTTGAAGATAAAGTCAAAAATTTTGAGCCTATAAATGCCCTTGACGGGAGAAAAGATGGACTTTACTTTTATGATGAAATCTTAAAAGAAAGTAAAAAATACCTAAAAAAAGATTTTTTTATTTTTTTTGAGATAGGATATAATCAAGGAGAAGATTTAAAAAGTTTATTCAAAAAATATAATTTTATCGGAGATATAAAAATTATCAAAGACTATAACAACAATGAAAGAGCAGTAGTATATCAAAATCGAATAAAAGTATTGAAATAA
- a CDS encoding 23S rRNA (pseudouridine(1915)-N(3))-methyltransferase RlmH — protein sequence MNITIYQNSINNELLKPLKTEYINRIKKYCNINIQNEIFSIQNKQYVIRISKKSNTISSTDFADKISSILTSGYSNIVFLTGDIISSHEDFEISVTKLKTSYEMEIIMLLEQIYRAFKINNNEVYHK from the coding sequence TTGAATATAACAATCTATCAAAACAGTATAAATAATGAATTATTGAAACCTTTGAAAACAGAATATATTAATAGAATTAAAAAATATTGCAACATAAATATACAAAATGAAATTTTTTCTATACAAAACAAACAATATGTTATAAGAATTTCAAAAAAATCAAACACCATTTCATCAACAGATTTTGCGGATAAAATAAGCAGTATTTTAACAAGTGGATACTCTAATATAGTATTTTTAACAGGTGATATTATATCATCTCACGAAGATTTTGAAATATCTGTTACAAAGCTTAAAACTTCATATGAAATGGAGATAATTATGCTTTTAGAACAAATATATAGAGCATTTAAAATAAATAACAATGAGGTTTATCATAAATGA
- a CDS encoding helix-turn-helix transcriptional regulator — protein MKNKLDELRKFKGLTQEEFAKELRVSRQTISAIENGKYNPSLDLAFEIALYFNKTIEEVFTYEKEEKHEKK, from the coding sequence TTGAAAAACAAATTGGATGAATTAAGAAAATTTAAAGGCTTAACTCAAGAAGAATTTGCAAAAGAATTAAGAGTTTCAAGGCAAACTATTAGTGCGATAGAAAATGGTAAATATAATCCATCTTTAGATTTAGCGTTTGAGATAGCACTATATTTTAATAAGACAATAGAAGAAGTATTTACTTATGAAAAGGAGGAAAAACATGAAAAAAAGTAA
- a CDS encoding sugar phosphate nucleotidyltransferase: MKVDNAIILAAGIGDRFSPLTYTKHKGLIDVLGETMVERQIKQLIEAGINDITIITGYLSKDYDFLIDKYKGIVKILFNENYLTKNNIYSMYIARKLLRNTYILSCDNYYVNNIFSNIEYNAWYCAVSSQADKNEWGLTLDHNDKIISISKTAKSNQYYMYGAVFFDEKLSEKFRNILEEMSCELEKEHSAISNCLWEQILLDNINEFEIYAKKEKENNVYEFESLEQLRNFDIRYKNDCEDAIIKKISEVFDVKQEKITNIVSQKMGMTNDSFRFDIDNVSYIYRVSGKKSHKIIDRYTEALVYKKIKDLHISDEVIYINPQNGHKISKFFYNARVINPASKEEVFRAVQMIKKLHNQNIKIDKYFDIKENLLYYERLAKEKGVQFFEDYVQVKGKIFKILEVIKKLPMNVCLCHIDAIRDNILITEDNSLKLIDFEYAAMQDPMIDIAMYAIYSNYNFEQIRELVDIYFAEEEIPKYSYEKAILFAICGGLLWYTWGEYMQNNNELKDYLKSMYDYAKLDVDLTI; encoded by the coding sequence ATGAAAGTTGATAATGCCATAATACTTGCTGCCGGAATTGGAGACAGGTTTTCGCCATTGACATATACTAAACATAAAGGATTAATAGATGTTTTAGGTGAAACAATGGTTGAAAGACAAATCAAGCAATTAATTGAGGCAGGAATAAATGATATAACAATAATAACGGGATATTTATCAAAAGACTATGATTTTTTAATTGATAAATATAAAGGGATAGTTAAGATACTATTTAATGAAAATTATCTCACTAAAAATAATATATATAGTATGTATATTGCCAGAAAATTGTTGAGAAATACTTATATATTGTCTTGTGACAATTACTATGTAAATAATATTTTCTCAAATATTGAATATAATGCTTGGTATTGTGCTGTATCATCACAAGCAGATAAAAATGAATGGGGATTAACATTAGACCATAATGATAAAATAATATCTATCTCAAAAACTGCTAAAAGCAATCAATATTATATGTATGGGGCAGTATTTTTTGATGAAAAACTTTCCGAAAAATTTAGAAATATTTTAGAAGAAATGTCTTGCGAATTAGAGAAAGAACATAGTGCTATTTCAAATTGTCTTTGGGAACAAATACTATTAGATAATATAAATGAATTTGAGATATATGCAAAAAAAGAAAAAGAAAATAATGTATACGAATTTGAAAGTCTTGAACAATTAAGAAATTTTGATATAAGATATAAAAATGATTGTGAAGATGCAATAATAAAAAAAATATCAGAAGTATTTGATGTAAAACAAGAAAAAATTACCAATATAGTTAGTCAAAAAATGGGTATGACTAATGATTCATTTAGATTTGATATAGATAATGTAAGCTATATATATCGTGTAAGTGGAAAGAAGTCACATAAAATAATTGACAGGTATACAGAAGCGCTTGTGTATAAAAAAATAAAAGATTTACACATATCTGACGAAGTAATATATATAAACCCACAAAACGGACATAAAATATCAAAATTTTTCTATAATGCAAGAGTTATAAATCCTGCTTCAAAAGAAGAGGTATTTAGAGCTGTTCAAATGATAAAAAAACTTCATAATCAAAATATAAAAATAGATAAATATTTTGATATTAAAGAAAATTTGTTATATTATGAAAGACTTGCTAAAGAAAAGGGTGTACAATTTTTTGAAGATTATGTGCAAGTAAAAGGAAAAATATTTAAAATATTGGAAGTTATTAAAAAGTTACCGATGAATGTATGTCTTTGTCATATAGATGCAATTAGAGATAATATTTTAATTACAGAAGATAACAGTTTGAAATTAATAGATTTTGAATATGCAGCTATGCAAGATCCTATGATTGATATAGCTATGTATGCAATATACAGTAACTATAATTTTGAACAAATAAGAGAATTAGTTGATATATATTTTGCAGAAGAAGAAATTCCAAAGTATTCATACGAAAAAGCTATACTATTTGCTATATGTGGCGGATTACTATGGTATACTTGGGGGGAATATATGCAAAATAATAATGAATTAAAAGACTATTTGAAATCTATGTATGATTATGCTAAATTAGATGTTGACTTAACTATTTAA
- a CDS encoding tyrosine-type recombinase/integrase, which produces MSYVAENPFFYHWYPFFTFLLGTGCRIGEAIGMRWEDVDMDKRIISVNHGLTYYDRHENSYKCEFRVSLPKTDAGIRSVPMMQPVYDVLKDEYERQTEEGFCEEYVDGMTGFIFTNRFGMPHNPQAVNRAIKRIVDAHNAEEEVRAKKEKREPVIIPRFSCHIFRHTFASRFCENETNVKVIQEVMGHSDISTTMNIYAEVSNHVTKASLENLAKNLDVF; this is translated from the coding sequence ATGAGTTATGTGGCAGAGAATCCATTTTTCTATCACTGGTATCCGTTTTTTACATTCTTGTTAGGAACCGGATGTCGAATCGGAGAGGCAATCGGAATGCGATGGGAAGATGTAGATATGGACAAGCGTATCATTAGTGTGAATCACGGCTTGACCTATTATGATAGACATGAGAACTCATATAAATGTGAGTTTCGTGTATCACTTCCTAAAACAGATGCAGGTATCAGAAGCGTCCCAATGATGCAACCTGTATATGATGTGTTAAAAGATGAATATGAGCGTCAGACCGAGGAAGGTTTCTGTGAGGAATATGTCGATGGAATGACGGGATTCATATTTACAAATCGCTTTGGTATGCCACACAATCCGCAGGCGGTAAATCGAGCTATCAAACGTATAGTTGACGCTCACAATGCAGAGGAAGAAGTAAGAGCAAAGAAGGAGAAGAGAGAGCCGGTAATCATTCCAAGGTTTTCATGTCATATCTTCAGACATACATTTGCTTCAAGATTCTGCGAGAACGAAACCAATGTGAAGGTAATTCAGGAAGTGATGGGACATTCCGATATTTCTACTACGATGAATATCTACGCAGAGGTTAGCAATCATGTGACAAAAGCATCATTAGAAAACTTAGCAAAAAACTTAGATGTGTTTTAG
- a CDS encoding DJ-1 family glyoxalase III translates to MKRAAVFFADGFEEVEALTVVDYLRRADIHVDMISTIDNKICRGAHGIDVAMDKLMDEISDDYDAYIFPGGSDNAASMRQNKKLLDKVKKVFNEDKLVCAICASPTVLYEAGILVGKKITSYPGVFKNIKGGFDYLEEKVVVDGNLITSRGPALTVYFALEIIQALEGEEKRQQIENQILLAMM, encoded by the coding sequence TTGAAAAGAGCAGCTGTGTTTTTTGCTGACGGATTTGAAGAGGTGGAGGCACTTACAGTTGTAGACTACCTTAGACGTGCTGACATTCATGTAGATATGATTTCCACTATTGATAATAAAATTTGTAGGGGAGCTCATGGTATAGATGTAGCTATGGATAAATTGATGGATGAAATATCTGATGACTATGATGCGTATATTTTTCCGGGGGGCTCTGATAATGCAGCTTCAATGAGGCAAAATAAAAAATTGTTGGATAAAGTAAAAAAAGTATTCAATGAAGATAAATTGGTCTGTGCAATATGTGCTTCGCCTACTGTATTATATGAAGCAGGAATACTTGTGGGTAAGAAAATAACTTCATATCCAGGAGTTTTCAAAAATATTAAAGGTGGATTTGATTATCTTGAAGAGAAAGTTGTGGTTGACGGCAACTTGATCACATCAAGAGGCCCGGCTTTAACAGTATATTTTGCCCTTGAAATAATACAAGCTCTTGAAGGAGAAGAAAAAAGACAGCAAATAGAAAACCAGATTTTATTAGCAATGATGTAA
- a CDS encoding DUF1385 domain-containing protein: MKNVGGQALIEGIMMKSPELKSISIRKHTGEIITTTKKLKENPVKDIPVIRGIYSLITSVIEGSEDINYSASFFEDEDDKQSKFELFLEKYIKVENFMSIISFTLAIFLAIFMFLFIPATVTKFFEKDSGILFSLIEGFIKISIFVSYIAIISKLPDMKKVFMYHGAEHKSIFAYEKGLELNVENIKKMPRLHPRCGTNFIAVTLIISILASSFIQVDSIIIRVFTKIIILPLIAGISYEVIKLAGKSGNILTNLLIFPGMMLQKITTQEPEDKQIEVAIAALKKVL; this comes from the coding sequence ATGAAAAACGTAGGCGGACAAGCATTAATAGAAGGAATAATGATGAAAAGCCCTGAATTAAAATCAATATCCATAAGAAAACATACAGGAGAAATAATAACAACTACAAAAAAACTGAAAGAAAATCCTGTTAAGGACATCCCTGTAATAAGAGGGATATACTCTCTTATAACATCTGTAATTGAAGGTAGTGAAGATATAAATTATTCAGCATCATTTTTTGAAGATGAAGATGATAAACAGAGCAAATTTGAGCTGTTTTTAGAAAAATATATAAAAGTAGAAAACTTTATGAGTATAATATCATTTACATTAGCAATATTTTTAGCAATTTTTATGTTTTTATTTATTCCGGCTACTGTTACAAAATTTTTTGAAAAAGATTCTGGTATCTTATTTTCTTTAATAGAAGGCTTTATAAAAATATCTATTTTCGTGTCATATATAGCTATAATATCAAAATTGCCTGATATGAAAAAAGTATTTATGTATCATGGTGCAGAACATAAAAGTATATTTGCATATGAAAAAGGTCTTGAATTAAATGTAGAAAATATCAAAAAAATGCCAAGATTACATCCAAGATGTGGAACAAATTTTATAGCGGTGACACTTATAATTTCAATACTTGCAAGTTCATTTATACAAGTAGACAGCATAATTATAAGAGTGTTTACTAAAATTATAATTTTACCATTAATAGCAGGCATATCTTACGAAGTGATTAAATTGGCAGGTAAATCAGGTAATATACTTACAAATTTATTGATATTCCCTGGAATGATGTTGCAAAAAATAACAACACAAGAACCGGAAGATAAGCAAATAGAAGTCGCTATAGCGGCACTCAAAAAAGTATTATAA